A segment of the Deltaproteobacteria bacterium genome:
GACGATGCCGGCGTGGTCGATGTCCGCGAAGCGGACCGGCAGAGTGAAACGAAACGCCACGCCGTCTACTTGACGTACTCGGCCTGGACCTCGGGCACTTCCGAGATCGTCGCGACGTCCGCGACCGGCACCAACACGTCTTTTCCGTTGACCGTCATCCTCAACATCCGGCCGTCGACGAATTCCACGGCGCGGCCGCTCACGTAGTGGTAATCGTTCGTGCCGATCACGACCTTCTTGCCGAGGAACGGCGCGAGGCGCTCGCGATGGTGCCTGGGATTGCGGTCGGTGGTCACGGTGGTGTGCGAGGTTACTGACGGGGGCGGCGGGCGTCAAGCTGGCGTGCTCGACGCCGACGCCAGACTGGCGAAACGATCGAGGTGAGCCGGCACGATTACCCGGATGCCTTGCGCGCCGACGGGTGCTCGTCGTACCAGGCCTTGAGGCTCTCCTCGGAGATCTGCACGACGATTTCGGCATCGTCGCGCACCACCCGCGCCTGGCAGCCGAGTCGCGATTCCGGTCGCACGTCGAACGCCATGTCGAGCCGGTCGTCTTCGTTGTCCTCCATGTCCGACAGGGCGTCCTCGCCCGCCAGCACGTAGACGTGGCACGTCGAGCACGCGCACTGCCCGCCACACGAGCTGCCGACCTTGGCGCCGACTTCCTCGGCGGCCTCGAGCAACGTCGTGTCCGGGTCGACGTCGACCTCGAGTTCCGGCTCGTCGGGCACGGGCGGTTTGAAGCGAATCTTGGCCATCAGCTGCCCACCTCGTGTTCGACCTCGGCGAGCGTACGCCCTTCCATCGCGGCCGCGATCGCCCGGTTCATCCGCTTTTCCGCAAACGGTTTCGACGCGCGATCGAGCGCCTCGATCGCGGCGCGAATCGCCAGGTGGTCGTCACCGACCTTGACCTGTTCGAGCGCCGCCATCGCCCGCTCGATCTCCTCGCGCACGGCGTCGTCGAGCAGCTCCGGGTCCGCCGCCATTGCTGCCCGGGTCGCCGCCAGGATGCGGTCGGCCTCGACGCGCTCGATGCGCAGGTTGCGCGCGGCCAGGTCCTCCTCGGCGTGCTCGAACGAGTCGAGGAGCATGCGCTCGACCTCCTCGTCCGTCAGCCCGTACGACGGCTTGACCTCGATCGTGTTTTCGATGCCCGTGAGCTTCTCGCGCGCCGTGACGTGCAGGATGCCGTCCTCGTCGACCACGAACGTGATCTCGACGCGCGCCATCCCCGCTGGAAGCGGCGGAATGCCCTTGAGCGTGAACCGCGCCAGGGACCGATTGCCGTCCACCGTCTCGCGCTCGCCCTGGACCACGTGGATATCGAAGCCGGTCTGGTTGTCGGCGTACGTCGTGAACTCCTGCTTGGCACCGGTCGGAATCGTCGAGTTGCGGTAGATGAGCTTTTCGACGACGCCGCCCATGGTCTCGATTCCGAGCGACAGCGGGATCACGTCGAGTAGCGTCACCTGCTGGCTGCCGCCGGCGAGCATGTCGGCCTGGGCCGCCGCGCCGAGCGCGACGACGTGGTCGGGGTCGATGTCCGCCAGCGGCTCGCGCCCGAAGATGTCGGCGACGTAGTCGCGCACGACCGGCGACCGGGTCGAGCCACCGACGAGGATGACCCCGTCCAGCTCGCCCGGCGCCACCTCCGCGTCCTTGAGCGCGCGGCGACACGCCTTGCGCGTCTTGCGCAGCAGCGGCTCGATCCACGCCGCGAAATCGGTGCGCGAGAGCTCGCGGCGGAACACGGAGCCATCGGGCATCGCGAGGGCGAACTCGGTCGCCTCGGCGCCGGTGAGCCGTTCTTTGGCCGCGCGCGCCGCCGCCACCGCGCGCCGGACCAGGCGCGGGTCGACCGTCTCGGGATGCCCCGCCGCGTCGAGCATGCGCTGCGCGATCGCGCGGTCGAAATCGTCGCCGCCGAGTGCCGAGTTGCCGCCGGTGGCCTTCACCTCGAACACGCCCTCGACGAGCTTGAGGATGGACACGTCGAACGTGCCGCCACCGAGGTCGTAGACCGCGTA
Coding sequences within it:
- the hscA gene encoding Fe-S protein assembly chaperone HscA; the encoded protein is MSLMQIAEPGQSTAKEACATVAVGIDLGTTNSVVAIVRDGRPVAIPGPDGSTTVPSVVHYADDGSVIVGREALERAAEYPRTTIASAKRLVGRSVADLGDARRLVTYDFDETDDRVIRIRLGDGRSVTPIEVSAEILRELLSRAERALGVRPTQAVITVPAYFDDAQRQATRDAGRLAGVEVLRLLAEPTAAALAYGLDRNEYGTYAVYDLGGGTFDVSILKLVEGVFEVKATGGNSALGGDDFDRAIAQRMLDAAGHPETVDPRLVRRAVAAARAAKERLTGAEATEFALAMPDGSVFRRELSRTDFAAWIEPLLRKTRKACRRALKDAEVAPGELDGVILVGGSTRSPVVRDYVADIFGREPLADIDPDHVVALGAAAQADMLAGGSQQVTLLDVIPLSLGIETMGGVVEKLIYRNSTIPTGAKQEFTTYADNQTGFDIHVVQGERETVDGNRSLARFTLKGIPPLPAGMARVEITFVVDEDGILHVTAREKLTGIENTIEVKPSYGLTDEEVERMLLDSFEHAEEDLAARNLRIERVEADRILAATRAAMAADPELLDDAVREEIERAMAALEQVKVGDDHLAIRAAIEALDRASKPFAEKRMNRAIAAAMEGRTLAEVEHEVGS
- a CDS encoding acyl-CoA thioesterase, with the protein product MPKSSCRSPRRASRPGTTSTRRRARHPGNRAGSPRSFRQSGVGVEHASLTPAAPVSNLAHHRDHRPQSQAPSRAPRAVPRQEGRDRHERLPLRERPRRGIRRRPDVEDDGQRKRRVGAGRGRRDDLGSARGPGRVRQVDGVAFRFTLPVRFADIDHAGIVYYPLYFHYFHQAFEEVFRQRFGGPAAYVALLDERRVGLPAVACEARFVRPLRYGEDVTVEVTCDRVGNRSVTLRYRALCGDALCAEGTVTCAITDLDTFTSMPVPADLRALFEAL
- a CDS encoding ferredoxin translates to MAKIRFKPPVPDEPELEVDVDPDTTLLEAAEEVGAKVGSSCGGQCACSTCHVYVLAGEDALSDMEDNEDDRLDMAFDVRPESRLGCQARVVRDDAEIVVQISEESLKAWYDEHPSARKASG